A region from the Sulfurospirillum oryzae genome encodes:
- a CDS encoding efflux RND transporter permease subunit, whose product MFSKFFINRPIFATVVSIVIILAGIIAIKSLPVQEYPSIAPPQIIVSATYPGADAQTLATTVAAPLEEEINGVSNMLYMTTTAAPSGNVSINVYFQIGTDVAQAKVDVNNRVQIATNRLPDAVRKQGVSTRERSPDILKVIALTSKGNVHDTTFISNYALVNIVDDIKRIPGVGDVMIFGNKNYAIRVWIKPDKLASYELTTAEVINAIKSQNEQYAAGQIGQEPMEKEPTFTYTVKTNGRLKNASEFDNIIIKANSDGSSLKLKDVARVELGVESYIFNGVFNGKPMIPMGIYLGSGANALEVAALVEKKLDEISANFPSDLEINTAYDPTQFVKESIHEVVFTLLLSIALVVGIIYLFLGNLRATFIPVLAIPVSIVGTFAGFYAAGFSINLLTLFGLTLAIGLVVDDAIVVIENVERILREEDLSVKDATIKAMKEITNPVIAIVMVLCAVFIPAAFLGGFSGMMYKQFAMTVIISVTISGIVALTLTPALCALLLRKHESEPFWFIQKFNQFFDFSTRLFSEGVRKTIRLGFISVAVFGVMIFAILMITSRIPTGLVPNEDKGTILVINNLMPGASLNRTQKVSQELSDYALSNPLVEKVAAFSGLDFITGAYKTDSGISFIRLKPWDERPLPNQTSQAIAGQMMGGLSQNKEAMLIAVTPPPIMGMSTTGGFEMYIQDRTGSDIQMLDTYVKTIVEKASARKELVAMRSTLNTNVPQFLINVDNEKAKSLGVDVADVFTTIQATFGNTYTNDFNLFGRTYHVNVQSDSTFREGTENYSDVFVKSSEGRLVPISSLASIKRIVGPAVVQKFNMFQAAQISGQPSAGYSSGEALRVIEEVAKEVLPTGYTIAWAGTSYQEKQMEKSGNTAFIYAIIFVFLILAALYESWTIPFAIVLAVPFALFGAALAVYFRDLQNDIYFQVGLVTLVGLSSKNAILMVEFAMQKLREGHSLIDATIEGAKIRFRPIVMTSFAFIAGTLPLAISTGAGANSRHIIGTTVVGGMITLTAIGTFFVPLFFYLIMKTKEKLTKKGVVHDS is encoded by the coding sequence ATGTTTTCAAAGTTTTTTATCAACCGCCCTATCTTTGCAACCGTTGTTTCGATTGTCATTATTTTGGCGGGTATTATTGCAATCAAGTCTTTGCCGGTACAAGAGTACCCAAGCATTGCTCCTCCGCAAATCATTGTCTCGGCAACGTACCCAGGAGCAGATGCCCAGACTTTAGCCACTACCGTTGCGGCTCCCCTTGAAGAAGAGATTAACGGTGTGAGCAATATGCTTTACATGACCACCACAGCCGCACCCAGTGGAAACGTGAGCATCAATGTCTATTTTCAAATTGGAACCGATGTTGCCCAAGCCAAAGTGGATGTCAACAACCGTGTGCAAATCGCCACAAACAGACTTCCTGATGCGGTTAGAAAACAAGGTGTTTCCACCAGAGAGCGATCTCCTGATATTTTAAAAGTTATAGCACTCACCTCTAAAGGCAATGTCCATGACACAACCTTTATCTCCAACTACGCCCTTGTTAATATCGTCGATGATATAAAGCGCATCCCTGGTGTTGGCGATGTTATGATTTTTGGTAACAAAAACTATGCCATTCGCGTTTGGATCAAACCTGATAAATTAGCTTCTTATGAGCTTACAACTGCCGAAGTCATCAATGCGATTAAAAGCCAAAATGAGCAGTATGCCGCAGGTCAAATTGGTCAAGAGCCTATGGAAAAAGAGCCAACTTTCACCTACACGGTTAAAACCAATGGCAGACTTAAAAATGCAAGTGAATTTGACAATATTATCATCAAAGCCAATAGCGATGGCTCCTCTTTGAAGCTTAAAGATGTTGCAAGAGTCGAGCTTGGCGTTGAATCTTACATTTTCAATGGTGTTTTTAACGGTAAGCCAATGATCCCAATGGGTATTTATCTAGGCTCTGGGGCTAACGCTTTGGAAGTAGCCGCCCTTGTGGAAAAAAAGCTTGATGAAATTTCCGCTAATTTTCCAAGTGACTTAGAGATCAATACCGCGTATGATCCAACACAGTTCGTCAAAGAATCGATCCATGAAGTGGTCTTTACACTCCTCCTTTCTATTGCGCTTGTTGTAGGTATCATCTACCTCTTTTTGGGCAATCTTAGAGCGACGTTTATCCCTGTTCTTGCCATTCCTGTCTCTATCGTTGGAACGTTTGCAGGTTTCTATGCCGCAGGCTTTTCGATCAACCTTTTAACACTCTTTGGTCTTACCTTAGCCATTGGTCTGGTTGTTGATGATGCCATTGTTGTTATCGAAAACGTTGAACGGATTTTAAGAGAGGAAGATTTAAGCGTTAAAGATGCGACCATTAAAGCCATGAAAGAGATCACCAATCCTGTTATCGCCATCGTGATGGTTTTATGTGCTGTGTTCATTCCTGCGGCATTTTTGGGTGGTTTTAGCGGTATGATGTATAAACAATTTGCGATGACTGTTATCATCTCTGTTACGATCTCTGGTATTGTAGCATTGACCTTAACCCCAGCCCTTTGCGCTTTGCTTTTACGTAAGCATGAAAGTGAGCCATTTTGGTTTATTCAAAAATTCAACCAATTTTTCGATTTTAGTACAAGGCTCTTCTCAGAAGGTGTGCGTAAGACTATTCGTTTAGGATTTATCAGTGTTGCTGTTTTTGGCGTTATGATCTTTGCGATTCTTATGATTACGTCACGTATTCCAACCGGACTGGTACCCAATGAAGACAAAGGAACCATCCTTGTTATCAACAACCTTATGCCAGGAGCTTCACTGAACCGCACGCAAAAGGTAAGTCAAGAGCTAAGCGATTACGCGTTGAGTAATCCACTTGTCGAAAAAGTAGCCGCATTTTCGGGACTTGACTTTATTACAGGTGCTTATAAAACGGATTCTGGCATTAGCTTTATTCGTCTCAAACCTTGGGATGAGCGCCCTCTTCCGAATCAAACATCACAAGCCATTGCAGGTCAAATGATGGGTGGGCTTTCTCAAAATAAAGAGGCGATGCTTATTGCCGTCACCCCTCCTCCTATCATGGGTATGAGTACCACCGGTGGATTTGAGATGTACATTCAAGATAGAACGGGTTCTGATATTCAAATGCTTGATACTTACGTAAAAACGATTGTTGAAAAAGCAAGTGCGCGTAAAGAACTCGTGGCAATGCGCTCTACACTCAATACCAATGTACCGCAGTTTTTAATCAACGTAGATAACGAAAAAGCAAAATCACTGGGCGTTGATGTAGCCGATGTCTTTACAACCATTCAAGCCACCTTTGGCAATACCTATACCAATGACTTTAACCTCTTTGGTAGAACGTACCACGTTAACGTTCAATCAGACAGTACCTTTAGAGAGGGCACTGAAAACTACAGTGACGTTTTTGTCAAATCAAGCGAAGGACGCCTTGTGCCTATTAGCTCACTCGCTTCTATTAAACGTATTGTAGGTCCTGCTGTTGTTCAAAAATTCAATATGTTCCAAGCGGCTCAGATTTCAGGGCAACCCTCCGCTGGGTACAGCTCAGGTGAAGCATTACGTGTGATTGAAGAGGTAGCTAAAGAGGTCTTACCAACGGGTTATACAATCGCGTGGGCAGGAACATCGTACCAAGAAAAGCAAATGGAAAAAAGTGGAAATACCGCCTTTATTTATGCGATTATTTTCGTTTTCTTGATTTTGGCCGCTCTTTATGAGAGTTGGACGATTCCATTTGCGATCGTACTCGCCGTTCCATTTGCGCTTTTTGGTGCAGCTTTGGCGGTTTATTTTAGAGATTTACAAAACGACATCTACTTCCAAGTAGGTCTCGTAACACTCGTTGGGCTCTCTTCAAAAAATGCGATTTTGATGGTCGAATTTGCGATGCAAAAACTGCGTGAAGGGCATAGCCTTATTGATGCAACCATTGAAGGGGCAAAGATTCGTTTCCGTCCTATCGTTATGACCTCCTTTGCATTTATCGCGGGAACACTACCTCTTGCAATTAGTACGGGAGCAGGTGCCAATAGCCGTCATATCATTGGAACAACGGTTGTGGGTGGTATGATTACACTCACCGCCATCGGTACTTTCTTTGTACCGCTCTTTTTCTACCTTATTATGAAAACCAAAGAGAAATTGACTAAAAAAGGAGTCGTTCATGACTCGTAG